A stretch of the Polyangiaceae bacterium genome encodes the following:
- a CDS encoding GGDEF domain-containing protein has product MAGDDLFETTVEVTVTRDFTRSWRKSTPGQAFLVVIAGPRLGHRVLLGEETLDIGRGVGCGFQLDLDSVSRLHARVRWDGTRHFIEDLRSTNGTYVNENRVGEHPLADGDRVGIGKVLLKYLAGGNVEAAYHEEIQRLMRYDGLTGIFNRSHFDETLHNVLWRARFDGSAVSLILFDLDHFKRVNDTHGHPAGDAVLRQASAIVSQVVPPGTIFARTGGEEFAVLCPGVPAAHAWQLAEHIRRAVEASAFTAEGTRIPVTVSLGVAERAATDQTPEALYERADTQLYAAKSAGRNCVR; this is encoded by the coding sequence GTGGCTGGAGACGACCTGTTCGAGACCACCGTGGAGGTCACGGTCACGCGTGACTTCACCCGCTCGTGGCGCAAGAGCACGCCGGGTCAGGCGTTTCTCGTCGTCATCGCCGGCCCGCGACTGGGCCATCGCGTCCTTCTGGGGGAGGAGACCCTGGACATCGGGCGCGGCGTGGGCTGCGGCTTCCAGCTCGACCTCGACAGCGTGAGCCGGCTCCACGCCCGGGTGCGCTGGGACGGCACGCGGCACTTCATCGAGGACCTGCGCTCGACCAACGGCACCTACGTGAACGAGAACCGGGTCGGCGAGCACCCGCTGGCGGACGGTGACCGGGTCGGCATCGGGAAGGTGCTGCTCAAGTACCTCGCCGGTGGCAACGTCGAGGCCGCGTACCACGAGGAGATCCAGCGCCTCATGCGCTACGACGGTCTCACCGGCATCTTCAACCGCAGCCACTTCGACGAGACCCTGCACAACGTGCTCTGGCGAGCGCGCTTCGACGGCTCTGCCGTCAGCCTGATCCTCTTCGATCTCGACCACTTCAAGCGCGTCAACGACACCCACGGCCACCCCGCGGGCGACGCCGTATTGCGCCAGGCATCGGCGATCGTGTCCCAGGTCGTCCCGCCCGGTACCATCTTCGCGCGGACCGGCGGCGAGGAGTTCGCCGTGCTCTGCCCCGGCGTGCCCGCCGCGCACGCCTGGCAGCTGGCGGAGCACATCCGCCGCGCCGTCGAGGCCTCGGCCTTCACCGCGGAGGGAACGCGCATCCCCGTCACGGTCAGCCTCGGCGTGGCCGAGCGAGCGGCGACCGACCAGACTCCCGAGGCGCTCTACGAACGAGCCGACACCCAGCTCTACGCCGCGAAGAGCGCCGGCCGGAACTGCGTCAGGTGA
- a CDS encoding Uma2 family endonuclease, which yields MIAPAPRRRYSYEEYLAFEQTANVKHEYFAGEIYAMAGGTPEHAALAANVTTLLGVALRGRRCRVHSADLRVRVRQTGLATYPDVTVVCGAAESDPADPSTIVNPSVLVEVTSKSTEDYDRGEKLEHYQHIPSVKEITLVSHRERRLDVFTRTDSGEWRHDSFGPGQSAELGSLGCALSVDDVCHDALTGQSLVG from the coding sequence ATGATCGCTCCCGCCCCCCGACGGCGCTACAGCTACGAGGAGTACTTGGCGTTCGAGCAGACGGCGAACGTGAAGCACGAGTACTTCGCCGGCGAAATCTACGCCATGGCGGGAGGTACGCCGGAGCACGCCGCGCTGGCAGCGAACGTGACCACGCTGCTCGGCGTCGCGCTCCGCGGGAGGCGCTGCCGCGTCCACAGCGCCGACCTCCGGGTGCGCGTCCGTCAGACCGGCCTCGCGACCTACCCGGACGTGACGGTCGTGTGCGGGGCGGCCGAGTCGGATCCCGCGGACCCGAGCACCATCGTCAATCCGAGCGTCTTGGTCGAAGTGACGAGCAAGAGCACGGAGGACTACGACCGAGGCGAGAAGCTCGAGCATTACCAACACATCCCGAGCGTGAAGGAGATCACGCTCGTCTCCCACCGGGAGCGCCGGCTCGACGTCTTCACCCGAACGGACTCCGGGGAGTGGAGGCACGACAGCTTCGGACCCGGACAGTCGGCGGAGCTCGGTTCGCTCGGCTGCGCGCTCTCCGTCGATGACGTCTGCCACGACGCCTTGACGGGTCAGTCCTTGGTCGGGTGA
- the glnA gene encoding type I glutamate--ammonia ligase, with protein MNPKEVIEFGKKNGAVMVDLKFIDLPGKWQHTSVPFERLEMESFEDGFGFDGSSIRGFQPINQSDMLLIPDPATAVMDPFTKHPTLSLLCTVQDTITRQNYSRDPRHIAKKAEAYLKSTGIADTCFFGPEAEFFIFDDVRFDASGHEAYFSIDSVEADWNTGRDEGPNLGHKIRHKEGYFPVSPQDSQMDLRTDICLTMKQVGIEVEVSHHEVATAGQGEIDMKYDSLLRCADKLMWFKHIVKNVSHKNGKTATFMPKPMFGDNGNGMHCHQSLWSEGKPLFAGDGYAGMSDLALFYIGGILKHAKSLAALTNPTTNSYKRLVPGYEAPVNLAYSSRNRSAAIRISTYSPSPKARRIEVRFPDPTGNPYIIFSAMMMAGLDGIQNKIDPGDPLDKDIYSLSPEELKDVPHMPASLEESLDALERDHQYLLKGDVFTKDVVSMWLEYKRENDLKLTRLHPTPMEYFLYYDI; from the coding sequence ATGAATCCCAAGGAAGTCATCGAATTCGGCAAGAAGAACGGCGCGGTCATGGTCGATCTCAAGTTCATCGACCTGCCCGGCAAGTGGCAGCACACCTCGGTCCCCTTCGAGCGCCTCGAGATGGAGAGCTTCGAGGACGGGTTCGGTTTCGACGGCTCGTCCATCCGCGGCTTCCAGCCCATCAACCAGAGCGACATGCTCCTGATCCCGGATCCCGCCACCGCGGTCATGGATCCGTTCACCAAACACCCCACGCTGAGCCTGCTCTGCACCGTGCAGGATACGATCACGCGCCAGAACTACTCGCGCGACCCGCGCCACATCGCGAAGAAGGCCGAGGCGTACCTGAAGAGCACCGGGATCGCCGACACATGCTTCTTCGGCCCGGAGGCGGAGTTCTTCATCTTCGACGACGTGCGCTTCGACGCCAGCGGGCACGAGGCCTACTTCAGCATCGACTCGGTGGAGGCCGACTGGAACACCGGCCGCGACGAGGGCCCGAACCTGGGCCACAAGATCCGCCACAAGGAGGGCTACTTCCCGGTCTCGCCCCAGGACTCCCAGATGGATCTCCGCACCGACATCTGCCTGACCATGAAGCAGGTCGGCATCGAGGTCGAGGTCAGCCACCACGAGGTGGCGACCGCCGGTCAGGGCGAGATCGACATGAAGTACGACAGCCTGCTGCGCTGCGCGGACAAGCTGATGTGGTTCAAGCACATCGTGAAGAACGTCTCCCACAAGAACGGCAAGACGGCGACCTTCATGCCGAAGCCGATGTTCGGCGACAACGGCAACGGCATGCACTGCCACCAGTCGCTCTGGTCGGAGGGCAAGCCCCTGTTCGCCGGTGACGGCTACGCGGGCATGTCGGATCTGGCCTTGTTCTACATCGGCGGGATCCTCAAGCACGCGAAGAGCCTGGCCGCGCTGACCAACCCGACCACCAACAGCTACAAGCGCTTGGTGCCGGGCTACGAGGCTCCGGTGAACCTGGCCTACTCGAGCCGCAATCGCTCCGCGGCCATCCGCATCTCGACCTATTCGCCGTCGCCCAAGGCCCGACGCATCGAGGTTCGCTTCCCCGATCCGACCGGCAACCCGTACATCATCTTCTCGGCGATGATGATGGCCGGCCTCGACGGCATCCAGAACAAGATCGACCCGGGCGATCCGCTGGACAAGGACATCTACTCGCTCTCGCCGGAGGAGCTGAAGGACGTGCCGCACATGCCGGCCTCGCTCGAGGAGAGCCTCGACGCCCTGGAGCGCGACCACCAGTACCTCTTGAAGGGCGACGTCTTCACCAAGGACGTCGTCAGCATGTGGCTCGAGTACAAGCGCGAGAACGACCTGAAGCTCACGCGGCTGCACCCGACGCCGATGGAGTACTTCCTGTACTACGACATTTGA
- a CDS encoding P-II family nitrogen regulator, translated as MKKVEAIIKPFKLDEVKDALSEVGIQGMTVTEVKGFGRTGGKKEVYRGSAYVVDFVPKVKLEIIVPEAMVKEVIDAIEKSAKTGRIGDGKIFVMPIDEAVRIRTGERGEEAI; from the coding sequence ATGAAGAAGGTCGAAGCAATCATCAAACCCTTCAAGCTGGACGAGGTGAAGGACGCCCTGTCCGAGGTCGGCATCCAAGGCATGACGGTCACCGAAGTGAAGGGCTTCGGTCGCACCGGCGGCAAGAAGGAGGTCTATCGAGGCTCGGCCTACGTCGTCGACTTCGTGCCCAAGGTGAAGCTCGAGATCATCGTGCCCGAGGCCATGGTGAAGGAAGTGATCGACGCCATCGAGAAGAGCGCCAAGACCGGACGCATCGGCGACGGAAAGATCTTCGTCATGCCGATCGACGAGGCCGTGCGGATCCGCACCGGCGAGCGCGGTGAAGAAGCCATCTGA
- a CDS encoding ATP-dependent 6-phosphofructokinase, whose product MIRRIAVNTGGGDAPGLNAVIRAVAISGMSRGWEVLGIRHGYRGLLDEPDGVVSLDRNSVRGIHHLGGTILGSTNRGDPFHYPVLQNGELVPTDVSGRVIQRLDELGVDALVAIGGDGSIKLAAKLLERGLRRVIAVPKTIDNDLSGTDLTFGFDTAVATATEAIDKLHTTAQAHERVMTVEVMGRNAGWIALYSGIAGGADVILIPEIPFDIERVCDKIRWREAMNRRFAIVVVAEGAMPVGGEALFKEQADEFKEHGQLGGIAERVAREIQARTGKETRSIVLGHLQRGGSPVMTDRVLSLRLGCAATRFIAETNVSGLVALRGSDIRLVPLAEGTQRIRTVPPDSDVLVTGRQLGVCFGDEPPESFEPSMLPPPPSLPAYRMLKRTS is encoded by the coding sequence ATGATTCGAAGGATTGCCGTCAACACGGGTGGAGGTGACGCGCCGGGCCTCAACGCGGTGATCCGCGCGGTCGCCATCAGCGGCATGAGCCGCGGCTGGGAGGTGCTCGGGATCCGTCACGGCTATCGCGGCTTGCTCGACGAGCCGGACGGGGTGGTGTCGCTCGACCGCAACAGCGTGCGTGGCATCCACCACTTGGGCGGTACCATCCTGGGCAGCACCAACCGGGGGGACCCGTTCCACTATCCCGTGTTGCAGAACGGCGAGCTGGTGCCCACCGACGTGTCGGGCCGGGTGATCCAGCGCCTGGACGAGCTCGGCGTGGACGCCCTGGTGGCCATCGGCGGCGACGGTTCGATCAAGCTGGCCGCCAAGCTGCTCGAGCGCGGCCTCCGCCGCGTGATCGCGGTGCCCAAGACCATCGACAACGACCTCTCCGGGACGGATCTGACCTTCGGCTTCGACACCGCGGTCGCGACCGCGACCGAGGCCATCGACAAGCTGCACACCACCGCGCAGGCCCACGAGCGAGTGATGACCGTCGAGGTGATGGGACGAAACGCCGGCTGGATCGCCCTGTACTCCGGCATCGCCGGCGGGGCCGACGTGATCCTGATCCCGGAGATCCCGTTCGACATCGAGCGCGTGTGCGACAAGATCCGCTGGCGCGAAGCCATGAACCGACGCTTCGCCATCGTGGTGGTCGCGGAGGGCGCGATGCCCGTCGGCGGCGAGGCCTTGTTCAAGGAGCAGGCCGACGAGTTCAAGGAGCACGGCCAGCTCGGCGGCATCGCCGAGCGCGTGGCGCGGGAGATCCAGGCGCGCACCGGCAAGGAGACCCGCAGCATCGTGCTCGGCCACCTTCAGCGCGGCGGCAGCCCAGTGATGACCGATCGCGTGCTGTCGCTCCGGCTCGGCTGCGCGGCGACGCGCTTCATCGCCGAGACCAACGTGAGCGGTCTGGTCGCCCTGCGAGGCAGCGACATCCGGCTGGTACCGCTCGCGGAAGGCACGCAGCGCATCCGCACCGTGCCCCCGGACTCCGACGTCCTCGTGACCGGGCGTCAGCTCGGCGTGTGCTTCGGCGACGAGCCGCCCGAGTCGTTCGAGCCGTCGATGTTGCCGCCGCCGCCGTCGCTGCCCGCCTACCGCATGCTCAAACGGACGTCCTGA
- a CDS encoding pyridoxal-phosphate dependent enzyme, whose product MKQPPSPLKLGRYPTPVFRADVLCSERAELWIKNDGLSAEPYGGNKVRKLELILAEAVRRGAKRIVTTGAGGSHHVLATATYARSVGIPVFAVLCPQPWTPHAETTLRASLGLGIDVAVVGSMRAVPFGVARNLGRGDFFVPAGGSSTLGTLGYAHAVTELLDQIRRGDAPEPDVIVAPLGSGGTVAGLLAGVLREGLRSRVVGVSVAVRAPLGRAVVLALGRAATRTDGGDAGLLRLGRALEVDDAHLGAGYGHSTPAGESATRDAASVGLELDPTYTAKTFARALEELRVPAPSRRTVLYWHTLSAAPLAPLLENAPASVPSELASLLPRGLSSR is encoded by the coding sequence ATGAAGCAGCCTCCTTCTCCGTTGAAGCTCGGGCGCTACCCCACCCCGGTGTTTCGCGCCGACGTGCTCTGTTCGGAGCGCGCCGAGCTCTGGATCAAGAACGACGGGCTCTCCGCCGAGCCGTACGGCGGCAACAAAGTGCGGAAGCTCGAGCTGATCCTGGCTGAGGCCGTGCGCCGCGGCGCCAAGCGCATCGTGACCACCGGAGCAGGGGGCAGCCATCACGTGCTCGCCACCGCCACCTACGCCCGGTCCGTCGGCATTCCCGTGTTCGCGGTGCTCTGCCCCCAGCCCTGGACGCCTCACGCCGAGACCACCCTGCGCGCGTCCCTGGGCCTCGGCATCGACGTCGCCGTGGTGGGCTCGATGCGCGCCGTGCCGTTCGGTGTCGCGCGGAACCTCGGTCGCGGCGACTTCTTCGTGCCCGCCGGCGGCTCGAGCACGCTGGGCACGCTGGGCTACGCCCACGCCGTGACGGAGCTCCTGGACCAGATCCGCCGCGGCGACGCTCCGGAGCCGGACGTCATCGTCGCGCCGCTCGGCTCCGGCGGCACGGTGGCGGGGCTCCTCGCCGGCGTGCTGCGTGAGGGACTCCGCTCCCGGGTCGTCGGTGTGTCGGTCGCGGTCCGAGCACCGCTCGGAAGGGCCGTCGTCCTCGCCCTCGGGCGGGCGGCGACCCGCACCGACGGCGGTGACGCCGGCTTGCTTCGCCTCGGGCGGGCGCTGGAAGTGGACGACGCGCACCTGGGAGCCGGCTACGGGCACTCGACCCCGGCTGGAGAGAGCGCGACGCGCGACGCGGCGAGCGTCGGGCTCGAGCTGGATCCGACCTACACCGCGAAGACCTTCGCGCGCGCGCTGGAGGAGCTCCGGGTGCCCGCGCCCTCCCGGCGGACCGTCCTGTACTGGCACACCCTTTCGGCAGCCCCGCTCGCGCCGCTGCTCGAAAACGCGCCTGCGAGCGTCCCGAGCGAGCTCGCGAGCCTTCTGCCTCGAGGGCTGAGCTCCCGGTAA
- a CDS encoding serine/threonine protein kinase — MASPSNKSQVPVGTVLEGKFRITKEIGRGGMAAVYEAENITLGKRVAVKILAAELVTSRIVRERFLREARAAAAIRSPNICDVYDSGMYDGRPFLVMELLEGESLYDMMTRVRRIDADTTLAVITQAARGLQKAHESSVIHRDLKPENIFVTKTPEGEMVVKLLDFGLAKFYEQTGDAASPRLTREGALFGTPAYMSPEQAKGQGEVDHRADLWALGCIVYECLTGTTVWNVDQGVAMILAQIAGAPIPKPSKLRPDLPPQFDQWFVKALERDPQKRFQNAKELAQTLAEALTPATSVAPPAWRQSSAPSAEEGALVDQLVDESKAAPSAAPRAPAPASSPAEQVLSVPTPSKKSGLGPVGALLGVAALALGGYAVWFYVLHPPATGAAPTPSASVAPSASAATAPTAPTYDRPLETDGYAKHVSEAQELLQNGKGEASLAAFKEAFNNGGSGVARGLLSHAAVAIPSSGGKCKATGLGRPRPFERTTPSSRPDLVVTAAGPVVVWVDNQQDAARRQAFTALLDSALRRVSPARLVTPEATSARHTQLLAAGERLALLFWEDGGNEPGVYARLLESDGRMAGPSKRVSAVKRQEYYPTISRALDGSYWVVWEETFEDGVDLAARHLSAELEPLGEAVRLTALGAGRDGHGGIASRPSLDIAEGSLVIAFALERDKKRRVMLLDVAMTDPGLAAGVKATGKKKLEDRSVGKLFAVSNTQGKQGEARVACEKADCFVVWDDGKSGALAAFFDRAKGQTIWHREFARSGSAPSLAKSPTGAMLTYFEGNRVRLANMTRDGVEPAGVVAKVGGIQPYPAIAAGPKPGQWYISWRDYESGHLEAYVVRAECQ, encoded by the coding sequence ATGGCTTCCCCCTCGAACAAATCGCAGGTCCCGGTGGGGACCGTCCTGGAGGGGAAGTTCCGCATCACCAAGGAGATCGGTCGCGGCGGCATGGCCGCGGTCTACGAGGCCGAGAACATCACCCTCGGCAAGCGCGTGGCGGTCAAGATCCTGGCCGCCGAGCTGGTGACCTCGCGCATCGTGCGCGAGCGCTTCCTGCGCGAAGCGCGGGCGGCTGCCGCGATTCGCAGTCCCAACATCTGCGACGTCTACGACTCCGGCATGTACGACGGCCGCCCGTTCCTGGTGATGGAGCTGCTGGAGGGCGAGAGCCTGTACGACATGATGACGCGCGTGCGCCGCATCGACGCGGACACGACCTTGGCCGTCATCACCCAGGCGGCGCGCGGCCTGCAAAAGGCTCACGAGTCGAGCGTCATCCACCGCGATCTGAAGCCCGAGAACATCTTCGTGACCAAGACGCCCGAGGGCGAGATGGTGGTCAAGCTCTTGGATTTCGGCCTGGCGAAGTTTTACGAGCAGACCGGCGACGCGGCCTCACCGCGCCTGACCCGGGAAGGCGCCTTGTTCGGCACGCCGGCCTACATGAGCCCGGAGCAGGCCAAGGGACAGGGCGAGGTCGATCACCGCGCCGATCTCTGGGCGCTGGGCTGCATCGTCTACGAGTGCCTGACGGGGACGACGGTGTGGAACGTCGACCAGGGCGTGGCGATGATCCTGGCGCAGATCGCCGGAGCACCGATCCCGAAGCCGTCCAAGCTGCGCCCCGACCTGCCGCCGCAGTTCGACCAGTGGTTCGTCAAGGCGCTCGAGCGCGATCCGCAGAAGCGCTTCCAGAACGCCAAAGAGCTGGCCCAAACGCTGGCCGAGGCGCTGACGCCGGCTACCAGCGTGGCCCCACCCGCCTGGCGGCAGAGCTCGGCGCCGAGCGCCGAAGAAGGCGCCTTGGTCGACCAGCTGGTCGACGAGAGCAAGGCCGCGCCGTCGGCGGCACCGCGAGCTCCGGCCCCCGCCTCGAGCCCCGCGGAGCAAGTGCTCAGCGTCCCCACGCCGAGCAAGAAGAGCGGGCTCGGGCCCGTCGGCGCGCTGCTCGGGGTCGCGGCGCTCGCCCTCGGCGGGTACGCGGTCTGGTTCTACGTGCTGCACCCGCCAGCTACCGGCGCGGCGCCCACGCCGAGCGCCTCGGTCGCCCCGAGCGCATCCGCCGCCACCGCGCCCACCGCGCCCACCTACGATCGCCCGCTCGAGACCGACGGCTACGCCAAACACGTCTCGGAGGCCCAGGAGCTGCTCCAAAACGGCAAGGGAGAGGCTTCCCTCGCTGCCTTCAAGGAGGCGTTCAACAACGGCGGCTCGGGCGTCGCGCGCGGTCTGCTCAGCCACGCCGCGGTGGCCATCCCTTCCAGCGGCGGCAAGTGCAAGGCCACGGGCCTCGGGCGCCCGCGCCCGTTCGAGCGCACGACGCCGAGCTCGCGGCCGGATCTGGTGGTCACGGCGGCGGGGCCGGTGGTGGTCTGGGTCGACAACCAGCAGGACGCGGCGCGCCGCCAGGCGTTCACCGCGCTGCTCGACAGCGCGCTGCGCCGCGTGTCACCGGCCCGGCTGGTGACCCCGGAGGCCACGTCGGCGCGACACACGCAGCTGCTCGCCGCCGGCGAGAGGCTCGCGCTCTTGTTCTGGGAGGACGGAGGCAACGAGCCCGGCGTGTACGCGCGCCTGCTCGAGAGCGACGGGCGCATGGCGGGGCCGAGCAAGCGCGTGTCGGCGGTCAAGCGCCAGGAGTACTACCCGACGATTTCACGAGCGCTGGACGGCTCGTACTGGGTGGTGTGGGAGGAGACGTTCGAGGACGGAGTGGACCTGGCGGCGCGCCACCTCTCGGCCGAGCTCGAGCCGCTGGGCGAAGCAGTGCGCTTGACGGCCCTGGGCGCCGGCCGCGACGGCCACGGCGGCATCGCCAGCCGGCCCAGCCTCGACATCGCCGAGGGATCGCTGGTGATCGCGTTCGCGCTGGAGCGCGACAAGAAGCGCCGCGTGATGCTGCTCGACGTCGCCATGACCGATCCGGGGCTCGCCGCCGGCGTGAAGGCCACGGGCAAGAAGAAGCTCGAGGACCGCAGCGTCGGCAAGCTCTTCGCGGTCAGCAACACCCAGGGCAAGCAGGGCGAGGCGCGCGTCGCGTGCGAGAAGGCCGACTGCTTCGTGGTCTGGGACGACGGCAAGTCGGGGGCCCTGGCGGCGTTCTTCGACCGCGCCAAAGGTCAGACCATCTGGCACCGGGAGTTCGCCCGGAGCGGCTCGGCGCCCTCCCTGGCGAAGAGCCCGACCGGCGCCATGCTCACCTACTTCGAGGGCAACCGCGTGAGGCTCGCCAACATGACCCGCGACGGTGTCGAGCCGGCGGGGGTGGTGGCCAAGGTCGGCGGCATTCAGCCCTACCCGGCGATCGCGGCGGGGCCCAAGCCCGGTCAATGGTACATTTCCTGGCGAGACTACGAATCCGGGCATCTCGAAGCCTACGTGGTCCGGGCTGAGTGTCAGTGA
- a CDS encoding GNAT family N-acetyltransferase: MLSIPARSTLRRSPIETPRLVLLPIEQSDGRELWHAVDGSRWHLERWLPWVPFNNTPDASQRYADACAADWDAGRAVRFAIRDRVSRELLGVAGLDSCIHLHRSCELGYWLRRDATGRGLMTEAARAAVQFAFERLAVHRMRCAAATDNHASLRVIARLGFRFEGIARQAEFVGSRWLDHAVFARLATDP, from the coding sequence ATGCTGTCGATCCCCGCGCGCTCCACGCTGCGGCGCTCGCCCATCGAGACCCCCCGCCTCGTGCTCCTGCCCATCGAGCAGAGTGACGGCCGGGAGCTCTGGCACGCGGTGGACGGCTCGCGCTGGCACCTGGAGCGCTGGCTGCCCTGGGTGCCCTTCAACAACACCCCCGATGCCAGTCAGCGCTACGCGGACGCGTGCGCGGCCGACTGGGATGCGGGGCGCGCGGTGCGCTTCGCGATCCGCGACCGCGTCAGCCGCGAGCTGCTCGGCGTCGCGGGGCTCGACTCCTGCATCCACCTGCACCGTTCGTGCGAGCTCGGCTATTGGCTGCGCCGAGACGCGACGGGGCGCGGCCTGATGACCGAGGCCGCGCGTGCCGCGGTCCAATTCGCATTCGAGCGCTTGGCCGTGCACCGAATGCGCTGCGCCGCTGCAACCGACAACCACGCCAGCCTGCGCGTCATCGCCCGCCTCGGCTTCCGTTTCGAGGGCATCGCCCGTCAGGCCGAGTTCGTCGGCTCGCGCTGGCTCGACCACGCCGTGTTCGCTCGGCTGGCGACGGACCCGTGA
- a CDS encoding HAMP domain-containing histidine kinase: protein MSAAPALERRRRLSFLPLAPLAVIALGVATAVVVAWVGLGQLDEQSHAAAQHRAQLLSAALAARLQATEPEAKPAVIARAAERSGLSVALLDEGGAVVHQSGDAPFDAAEDWVLSPSGSGKLAVHAELASVRPDPSSLFASVAALTWILVGAAALVAFAIARDVRSDVAYVERRITEMAREDREPAGKLIPARTIDQVGRLTVAFNGLVERFTAAERAYRQDLAGALAYDRDRSAFLAALSHELRTPLNAILGFADVLLAEVDGPLGADARENLEVVRSSGQHLRELIDDILELSALESGELELSPQTVDLWSVAEDVVREARINAQDKPLEVVLDGEPLEIWGDARRIRQILANVVGNAVKFTREGKVTVSVEAQSERWAKISVRDTGPGIAPEDQASIFDEYRQAGDVATRRAGSGLGLAITRRLLQMHDGSIDLESSLGEGSVFRIFLPRQAPAPKAEEAQA from the coding sequence GTGAGCGCTGCGCCCGCCCTCGAGCGACGACGGCGGCTCAGCTTCCTCCCGCTCGCTCCCCTCGCCGTGATCGCGCTCGGCGTCGCGACGGCGGTGGTCGTGGCCTGGGTGGGTCTCGGTCAGCTCGACGAGCAGAGCCACGCGGCGGCGCAGCACCGCGCGCAGCTCCTGTCCGCGGCGCTCGCCGCACGCCTCCAGGCCACCGAGCCCGAGGCGAAGCCCGCTGTGATCGCGCGGGCAGCCGAGCGCTCCGGGCTGAGCGTCGCGCTGCTCGACGAGGGCGGCGCCGTCGTGCACCAGAGCGGAGACGCCCCCTTCGACGCTGCCGAGGACTGGGTGCTCTCCCCGAGCGGAAGCGGCAAGCTGGCCGTGCACGCCGAGCTCGCGAGTGTACGCCCCGACCCGAGCTCGCTCTTCGCGTCGGTGGCGGCGCTGACCTGGATCCTGGTGGGGGCCGCGGCGCTCGTGGCCTTCGCCATCGCGCGCGACGTACGCTCCGACGTCGCCTACGTGGAGCGCCGCATCACCGAGATGGCGCGCGAGGACCGGGAGCCGGCCGGGAAGCTGATCCCGGCTCGCACCATCGACCAAGTCGGCAGGCTGACGGTCGCCTTCAACGGGCTCGTCGAGCGGTTCACGGCCGCCGAGCGCGCCTACCGCCAGGATCTCGCCGGCGCCCTGGCCTACGATCGCGACCGCAGCGCGTTCCTGGCCGCGCTGTCCCACGAGCTCAGGACGCCACTGAACGCCATCTTGGGCTTCGCCGACGTGCTCTTGGCCGAGGTGGACGGGCCCCTGGGAGCCGACGCGCGCGAGAACCTCGAGGTCGTGCGCTCGAGCGGCCAGCACCTGCGCGAGCTGATCGACGACATCCTGGAGCTGTCCGCCCTGGAGAGCGGCGAGCTCGAGCTGTCGCCGCAAACGGTGGACCTCTGGTCGGTCGCCGAGGACGTGGTGCGCGAAGCTCGCATCAACGCCCAGGACAAACCTCTCGAGGTCGTGCTCGACGGCGAGCCGCTCGAGATCTGGGGCGACGCGCGCCGCATCCGGCAGATCCTGGCCAACGTGGTCGGCAACGCGGTGAAGTTCACCCGCGAGGGCAAGGTGACGGTCTCCGTCGAGGCGCAGTCGGAGCGCTGGGCGAAGATCTCGGTCCGCGACACCGGCCCGGGCATCGCGCCGGAGGATCAGGCCAGCATCTTCGACGAATACCGCCAGGCAGGCGACGTGGCCACGCGACGCGCCGGCTCGGGCCTGGGCCTCGCCATCACACGGCGCCTCTTGCAGATGCACGACGGTAGCATCGATCTCGAGAGCAGCTTGGGCGAGGGCTCGGTGTTCCGCATCTTCTTGCCGCGACAGGCCCCGGCCCCGAAGGCCGAGGAGGCCCAGGCGTGA